The genomic segment ACGGCGCCGTGCTCGGCCTCGAGGTGGTCAACGGTCGCGGGCAGAGCGCCCGCGAGGCCGCCTGGTCGGTGATCGATGCCACCCGGGTGATGTCGATCACCGGCAACCTGGGCGACGTCAAGACCACCATCACCCACCCCGGCACCACCACCCACGGCCGCCTCTCAGAAGAGCAGAAAGCCGCCGCCGGCATCAGCGATGGCCTGATCCGCGTCGCCGTCGGCCTCGAGGACATCGACGACCTCAAGGCCGACCTCGCCCGTGGCCTGGATGCCCTGGTGTAGTGGTTAGTGTGGGAGCGACTTCAGTCGCGATGGCAGCACGCAGCGCTGCCCGCTAAGCAGCGCAGTGCCTTAAAACCCGATTGGCGATCTCGGATGCTGATGCTATTCTTGTATATCCCCATGGCATATACCGGAGGTGTGTGATGGAACAGGCATCGGTATTCAAGAGCAATCGCAGCCAGGCAGTTCGGCTGCCCAAGGCCGCCGCTCTGCCCGACAGCGTCACTCGCGTCGACGTGGTAGTGGTGGGGCGGACGCGCATTATCGCCCCGGCAGGCGAAGCCTGGGACAGCTGGTTCGATGGCGAAACCGTTAGCGACGACTACATGCTCGAGCGCGGCCAGCCGGCCGACCAAGAGCGTGAGGGGTTTTAGGCATTGCCTGTAAAGGCAGCGAGCGCAGCTAATTTTCGGATAATGCCTAATGTTGAAGTACATGCTGGACACCAACATCTGCATCTTCACCATCAAGAACCGCCCGCCACAGGTCCGCGATACCTTCAAGCGTCATCATGCCCAGCTATGCATCAGTACCGTGACGCTGATGGAGTTGATCTACGGCGCCGAAAAATCGGCGAGCCCTGAGCGTAACCTGGCGGTGGTTGAAGGCTTTGCCGCGCGCCTCGAGGTACTCGACTACGATGCCCATGCTGCAGCGCATAGCGGGCAGATACGCGCTGAATTGGCCAAGAGTGGTACGCCCATTGGTCCATATGACCAGATGATCGCCGGCCATGCCCGATCCCGAGGGCTTGTGGTGGTTACCCACAATATTGGTGAATTCCAACGTGTGCCTGGTCTCAGAGTCGAAAACTGGACGCCTGACACCTAGGCGCAGCGCTGCCGGGGGGCCAATGTCACTTGCCAGGTGCCGCGGTTGCTGTAAAGGTAAAGAAAACCCTGCGGTACTCCCATGAGCGAATCCGACCCTGATCCCTGCTTACGCTTGACCTTTCACGAGGCGCTGATGGCGCATCCGCTGATCCGCGAGCTGTGGCATCACTTCCCCGAAAACATGTTCCTGGTACGCGCCGAGCCTGACGGCCACTTCGTGGTCGAGGCCGCCAACCCGGCGCAGCACGCCACGATCGGGCGGGAGTGCATTGGCAAACCGATCGCCTCCTTCATGCCGGCGGTGACCGCCGAGGCCATCTACGCCCGCTACCGCGAGTGCGTGGCCCGCGATGAACCCATGCGCTATGAGGAGCACGTCGCCTTTTTCGATGAGCAAGGCAACGAGCAGTTCGGCTATTGGTTGACCCTTATCGTGCCGCTGCACAACGACGCCGAGGATTCACAGCGCGTTACCCATCTGTTTGGGATTGCCCAGGATGTGACCGAGCTACGCAACGCCCGCGAGGCCCTGGAGCGCCAAAACCAGGTGCTTGAAGCGCGGGTGGAGGAGCGAACCGCGGCGCTGCAGCGTGCCAACCACGAACTCACCCAGCTCAATGGCCAGCTCGGGGAGATGGCCACCCGCGATTTCCTCACCGGCTGCTACAACCGCCGGCATATCGAAACCCTCGGCCAGCGAGAAGTGGAGCGGGCGCGGCGCTACGTCTCCCCGCTCAGCGCGCTGATGCTGGATCTCGATGCCTTCAAGCACGTCAACGACACGCTCGGCCATGCCGCCGGTGACGCCGCCCTCAAGCGCGTTGCCGCCTGCCTGCAGCAGGCGCTGCGCGAGAGCGACCTGTTAGGGCGCTTCGGCGGCGATGAGTTTCTGATTCTGCTGCCCGAAATTGGCCGCGAGGACGCCGCGGCCACCGCCGCTCGGCTGCGCCAACAGGTAGCCGAACTCGCCGGAGTTTCTATAAGCATCGGGGTCGCCACCCTGCGCCATCAGGACGACAGCCTGGATAGCCTCGCCGGCCGCGCCGACCAGCGGCTGCTAGACGCCAAGCGCCAGCGCTACGCGCAACCCCATCGAGACTGACGCCTCTCCGACGTTTGCCCCGGCGTCAAAAAAATCGCGGCCACACCCTAAAGTTCACTCTCCCCCCGCCGATGGCCTACGCATAGAGAGGAAAATACACGCGTTTTGGAGTGGGTTTATGTCGAGTATCACCTCACTAGGGATTGGCTCCGGCCTCGACCTCAACGGCCTGCTGGGGCAGCTGGAAGAGGCCGAGCGCGCCAAACTCGACCCGATTGCGCAGCAGGTCGAGACGCAGCAGGTAAAGATATCCGCTTATGGCGAACTGCAGAGCACGCTCTCGGCGTTCGATAATAGCGTCGCTACGCTCAATGATCCGGCGCTGTTCCAGAGCGTTACCTCGGAGGTAAGCGGTGGCGCCGTCCAGGCGGCCGCCAGCCCCGAGGCTAGCCCCGGCCGCTATGACGTGGAGGTCGGCGAGATCGCCACGGCAGGCAATCTGGCCACCGAGCGAGTCAGCGACCTGGATACGATCGTTTCCGAAGGGGGGGGCAAGCTCCAACTGAGCTTTGAAGACGGCTCATTGGATCACCCGGTCGATATTGCTGCGGGCAGCACCTTGGAAGATGTGCGCGATGCCATCAACGCCGACCCCAATGCGGCGGTAAATGCCTCTATCGTCAACGATGGCGAAGGCTACCGACTTGCCTTGATGTCGCAAGACACCGGCGCTGAGGCGGCAATCACGGGCACTGACTTTGCCCAGTTCTCGGATGCTGAGCTTTCCGGCGACAGCGTGTTTCAGGACGGCCAGAATGCCGTTCTCTCAGTCAACGGCATTGATATCTCTGGTCCCACCAACCAGATCGAGGATGCCATTCAGGGCGTAACCCTCGACCTGCAGGAGCCGGGCAGCAGCACCGTGGTGGTGGAGCGCGACAGCGAGACCATTCGCGACAGCATCGTCGGCTTCGTCGATGCCTACAACGAGATGAAGGGGACCGCCGGGCAGCTCACCGCGTTTAATGGGGAAGAGGGCGAGGCTGGCCCGCTGATCGGCGACAGCACCGTGCGTGCCATCGAGTCCAGCCTGCGCAACGATCTGGCCGCCGGTGTGACCCAGGATGATGAGCTATCGCTGCTGTCTGACATGGGCCTCTCGCTCACCGTCGACGGCACCCTCGAACTCGACGAGCAGCAGCTGGACAGCGTCTTGGCCAACGATCCGGGCGGCGTGGCCAGCTTCTTTGCCGGTGACGACGATACCGCCGGCCTTGCCGGCCGCCTGGCGGGCACCACCGAGCAGCTACTGAGAAGCAACGGGGCGCTTGAAGGCTCGATCAACAGCGCCGAGACGCGCATCGATAGCCTTGGCGACCGCTTCGAGCGCACCGAGCAGACGATAGATCAGACTATCGAGCGCTATCGTTCACAGTTCGTGCAACTGGACGGGATGCTGGCGCAGATGAATCAGACCAGCAGCTACCTCAGTGAGCAGCTCAGCAACATGGGAGGTGGTCAAGGAGGTGGTGGCATGGGTGGGCTCATGTGATCAGTTGGACGCTCGCTATACCAGCCGACCCCGGTTTATCCGGGGTTTTTGCAAAGTCGAAAAAAACTAAAGTCTTTGGCCGGGCCGCCGATATTCATGGTTAGACCCGTCGTGGATGCTTTCAGAGGAAATATCCCACATGGCTACCATTTCCGCCCTTGGTGTCGGCTCTGGCCTTGACCTTACCGGCCTGCTCGATCAACTCAATGCTGCCGAGCGCCAAAAGCTGCAGCCCGTCACCGCACAGCGGAGCCAGGAGCAGGCCAAGATCTCCGCATACGGACGCCTTCAATCCAGTTTGGATAGGGTGCAGACCGCGGTTGGCAAGCTGAATGACGCGTCACTTTATAGCAGTCTCTCGACCAGCGTACTGGGGGAAGGCATCACAGCCACTGCGGGTAGCAGTGCCAGCGCCGGGCGCTACGAGGTAGAGGTGGTTCACGCTGCACGCGGCGGTAGCTTGGCGAGCTACGGCGAGGCCAGTGCTACTGACCCAGTCGTCGGTGTTGGTGGTGACACGCTGACTCTCTCCTTTGGCGGCAAGGACGATGTTGAGGTCGTGCTTGAGGAGGGCTGGTCGCTTAGCCAGATTCGCGACGCGATCAATGCCCATCCAGAAGCTGGCGTCACTGCCTCGATCATCAACGACGGTAGCCAGGAGGGCTATCGGCTGGTGCTCAGCTCTGCCGACACTGGCGCCGCGGCGGGTATCGAGGGCATGAAGTTTGACAACAATAGCTTGAATCAGGACACCTCCAGCCTGGTGGCGGGGCGCGATGCTGAGCTGAAGATCAATAACATCCTGATCACCAGTGCGAGTAATCGCGTTGAGGGTGCTATACAGGGTATGACGCTGGAGTTGGATAGTTCAGCGACAGGTAAGGTGGTAACCGTCGTAGTCGAGCAGGATGCCGAGAAGCTCAAGGAGGCGGTCCAAGGTTTCGTCTCTGCCTTCAACGAGATGAAGTCCACCGTTGGCCGTATGACCAATGTGACCGGTGACGCTGAGACCGCCGGTGAACTGGTGGGCGACCGAACCATACGCACTATCGAAACGCGTTTGGGGCGTGACCTGGTCAATATGGTGGAAGGTGGAGCGGCAGGCCTGCTGTCCGATGTTGGTATTTCCCTGCGCCCCAATGGCCGCTTGGAGCTTGATGAGGCCAAGCTCGACGACGTCATCGCTAGCGAACCACAACGTTTGGCCGACTTTTTTGCCGGTGACGATAGCGATGCTGGCCTGGCCGGGCGGCTGGAGCAGACCCTGGCGCAGTTCCTTGGCAGCGATGGCTTGGTTCAGAGCTCGATTACGAGTGCCGAGACGCGGGTCACTAGCCTGGAGAATCGTTTCGAGCGTATGGAGCTCAGTATCGAACGGACGCTGGAGCGATACCGGCGCCAGTTTGGCCAGCTCGATAGCATGCTCTCCCAGATGAACGCGACTAGCGCCTACCTTAGCCAGCAGTTTGACATGCTCTCGCAGATGGGTGGGCAGCGCCGCTAAGCTGCTGCAACAGCAGCGTCTCATCGCCCTAGCCCTCAGCCCCTGGTTCTAATGCCCGGGGCTGTGCTTTTGATGGGCGATGGCCACCTTGCCACCCTCTAGAAGCGCTTTTGGTGCAAATAATCCGAGATTTTTTTCCGCCAGGCCTAAAGGCAGCCCTGAGCCAGCCGTTATATAGGTAACGGCCAACGGCGCCGTTGTGGCGGGCTCGGAGACTGCGAGCCGCAGACAGAGAACCGCGGGCCCGCCAATGGAGCCCTCAACTTACGGGAAGGAACATCACCATGTCTGTGATCAATACCAACATCACTGCCTTGATTGGCCAGAACAACCTCAACAAGTCGCAGTCTGCTCAGCAGCAGGCGATGGAGCGTCTCTCCTCGGGTCTGCGCATCAACAGCGCCAAGGACGATGCCGCCGGTCAGGCCATCGCCAACAAGATGACTGCCCAGATCAACGGCATGAACCAGGCCAGCCGTAATGCCAATGACGGTATCTCGCTGGTACAGACCATGGAAGGCGGTCTCGACCAGATCAACAATAACCTTCAGCGTATCCGCGAGCTGGCGGTACAGGGTGCCAACGACACCAACAGTGAAGAAGACCGCGTTGCTATTGCTACCGAGATCAGTGAACGCTTGGATGAAATCGACCGCATTGCGGCGGGCTCCAACTTCAATACCACCTCTCTTCTGGATAATGCTGAAGACCTGAGTATTCAGGTGGGGGCAGGCACCGACGCAGACGCGGATGTCATTACAATCGGTCTGGTCGACGCAACAGTCGATGGGTTGGAACTATCTGCAGATAGCTTCCGAGCTGATGGAGACGGTGAATTCGATGCCGACGCACTTGATCACGATGGTTTCCAAACATTGATCAATAATGTCGATGATGCAATGGAGACACTGGATACGGAGCGTGCAACGCTGGGTGCTACCCTCAATCGTTTCGATTCTGTGATCGAGAACCTGGCCACGACCTCCAACAACTTGTCAGAGGCGCGTTCGCGGATCGAAGACGCCGACTATGCGGTGGAGGTCTCCAACATGACGCGTGCCAATATCCTCCAGCAGGCGGGCACATCCGTGCTGGCTCAGGCTAACCAGACGCCGCAGTCTGTCCTCTCTTTGCTGGGCTAATACGCAGCTAAATACGTAGATTCGTGATGACGAGTGCCCGAGCGGCACTCGGTCACGGCATTAACGGTTAAAAGGAAGACGATAATGTCTGTAATCAATACCAATATTACCGCCTTGATTGGCCAGAACAACCTCAACAAGTCGCAGTCTGCTCAGCAGCAGGCGATGGAGCGCCTGTCATCCGGCCTGCGTATCAATAGCGCCAAGGACGATGCCGCTGGTCAGGCT from the Halomonas sp. 1513 genome contains:
- a CDS encoding antitoxin, with the translated sequence MEQASVFKSNRSQAVRLPKAAALPDSVTRVDVVVVGRTRIIAPAGEAWDSWFDGETVSDDYMLERGQPADQEREGF
- a CDS encoding flagellin, which codes for MSVINTNITALIGQNNLNKSQSAQQQAMERLSSGLRINSAKDDAAGQAIANKMTAQINGMNQASRNANDGISLVQTMEGGLDQINNNLQRIRELAVQGANDTNSEEDRVAIATEISERLDEIDRIAAGSNFNTTSLLDNAEDLSIQVGAGTDADADVITIGLVDATVDGLELSADSFRADGDGEFDADALDHDGFQTLINNVDDAMETLDTERATLGATLNRFDSVIENLATTSNNLSEARSRIEDADYAVEVSNMTRANILQQAGTSVLAQANQTPQSVLSLLG
- a CDS encoding flagellar hook protein, with protein sequence MATISALGVGSGLDLTGLLDQLNAAERQKLQPVTAQRSQEQAKISAYGRLQSSLDRVQTAVGKLNDASLYSSLSTSVLGEGITATAGSSASAGRYEVEVVHAARGGSLASYGEASATDPVVGVGGDTLTLSFGGKDDVEVVLEEGWSLSQIRDAINAHPEAGVTASIINDGSQEGYRLVLSSADTGAAAGIEGMKFDNNSLNQDTSSLVAGRDAELKINNILITSASNRVEGAIQGMTLELDSSATGKVVTVVVEQDAEKLKEAVQGFVSAFNEMKSTVGRMTNVTGDAETAGELVGDRTIRTIETRLGRDLVNMVEGGAAGLLSDVGISLRPNGRLELDEAKLDDVIASEPQRLADFFAGDDSDAGLAGRLEQTLAQFLGSDGLVQSSITSAETRVTSLENRFERMELSIERTLERYRRQFGQLDSMLSQMNATSAYLSQQFDMLSQMGGQRR
- a CDS encoding VapC toxin family PIN domain ribonuclease (stability determinant protein): MLKYMLDTNICIFTIKNRPPQVRDTFKRHHAQLCISTVTLMELIYGAEKSASPERNLAVVEGFAARLEVLDYDAHAAAHSGQIRAELAKSGTPIGPYDQMIAGHARSRGLVVVTHNIGEFQRVPGLRVENWTPDT
- a CDS encoding flagellar hook protein; translated protein: MSSITSLGIGSGLDLNGLLGQLEEAERAKLDPIAQQVETQQVKISAYGELQSTLSAFDNSVATLNDPALFQSVTSEVSGGAVQAAASPEASPGRYDVEVGEIATAGNLATERVSDLDTIVSEGGGKLQLSFEDGSLDHPVDIAAGSTLEDVRDAINADPNAAVNASIVNDGEGYRLALMSQDTGAEAAITGTDFAQFSDAELSGDSVFQDGQNAVLSVNGIDISGPTNQIEDAIQGVTLDLQEPGSSTVVVERDSETIRDSIVGFVDAYNEMKGTAGQLTAFNGEEGEAGPLIGDSTVRAIESSLRNDLAAGVTQDDELSLLSDMGLSLTVDGTLELDEQQLDSVLANDPGGVASFFAGDDDTAGLAGRLAGTTEQLLRSNGALEGSINSAETRIDSLGDRFERTEQTIDQTIERYRSQFVQLDGMLAQMNQTSSYLSEQLSNMGGGQGGGGMGGLM